One Pyrococcus furiosus DSM 3638 genomic region harbors:
- a CDS encoding HD domain-containing protein encodes MNKRCEEVLRRYFAEVPFIIEKACELAESMLGEGSHGLSHTIRVLDLALQIGRVEGANLEVLALAAILHDIARPLEDKGRIKDHAQEGARIVRSFLSKLRYPHVDEVAHAIEAHRFSTNIEPRTLEAKILSDADKIDALGAIGIARVFMYAGEKGRSIEDSIKHFEEKILRLKDLMYTETGKRIAQERHKIVEEFVNILKKELI; translated from the coding sequence GTGAACAAAAGGTGCGAAGAAGTGTTAAGAAGGTATTTTGCTGAAGTTCCCTTTATCATAGAAAAGGCCTGTGAACTTGCAGAATCAATGCTAGGAGAAGGTAGCCACGGACTATCACATACGATAAGAGTTCTAGATTTAGCCCTCCAAATTGGAAGAGTGGAGGGAGCAAATCTAGAAGTTTTAGCCCTGGCAGCTATCCTTCATGATATAGCTAGGCCGCTGGAGGACAAGGGGAGGATAAAAGATCATGCTCAGGAGGGAGCAAGAATTGTTCGTAGTTTTCTCTCAAAGCTTAGGTATCCACACGTTGATGAAGTTGCCCATGCAATTGAAGCTCATCGGTTTTCAACTAATATAGAGCCAAGGACTCTCGAGGCAAAGATTCTGAGCGATGCTGACAAAATAGACGCCCTAGGAGCCATTGGGATTGCCCGTGTATTTATGTATGCTGGAGAAAAAGGGAGATCTATAGAAGATTCAATAAAACACTTCGAAGAGAAAATACTAAGGCTTAAGGATTTAATGTACACTGAGACTGGGAAAAGGATTGCCCAGGAAAGGCACAAAATTGTAGAAGAGTTTGTAAATATACTAAAGAAAGAACTCATTTAA
- a CDS encoding DUF211 domain-containing protein: MGKGIRLLVLDVLKPHQPLVTELALGLSELEGVDGVNITLVEIDKETENVKVTIVGDNLNYEEIVRTIEEFGGVVHSIDMVAAGKRIIEEGETPQDKLEEY; encoded by the coding sequence ATGGGCAAAGGAATAAGGTTGCTAGTGTTGGACGTTTTAAAACCTCACCAGCCCCTAGTTACTGAGTTAGCACTGGGGCTGAGTGAGTTAGAGGGTGTTGATGGAGTTAACATAACTTTGGTTGAGATTGACAAGGAGACTGAGAACGTTAAAGTCACAATAGTAGGAGACAATTTGAATTATGAAGAGATAGTTAGAACGATAGAAGAATTTGGAGGAGTTGTGCACAGTATTGACATGGTCGCCGCTGGTAAAAGGATAATTGAAGAGGGGGAAACTCCTCAAGATAAGTTGGAGGAGTACTAA
- a CDS encoding ribose-phosphate diphosphokinase, which translates to MLVIGSGAKHLEGEIKEKAPITNVEIKKFPDGEKYVRILEKGDKAIVVQSTYKPQDEFLIEALLLGDALRENGYRKLKIVIPYMAYSRQDRVTKEGEPISIRAVLKMLGLYYDELYVMDIHNPKTLEFFPGRAENILPSKEIAEYFSDKLGEGIILAPDKGALERAKAIAEILGLEYSHFEKKRISPTEVQMTPVNIDVKGKNVLIVDDIISTGGTMIKATEILRKLGAEKVFVAATHGVFAEGAIERLSKAVDELAVTNTIPTPVSKISIVPEILNLL; encoded by the coding sequence ATGTTGGTGATAGGGAGTGGAGCAAAACATCTAGAGGGGGAAATAAAAGAAAAAGCCCCAATTACCAACGTTGAAATTAAAAAATTTCCAGACGGAGAAAAGTACGTAAGAATACTAGAAAAGGGAGATAAAGCCATAGTTGTTCAGTCCACATACAAACCCCAAGATGAATTCTTGATTGAAGCCTTACTCTTAGGAGATGCACTAAGGGAGAATGGATACAGGAAGCTAAAGATAGTTATTCCATACATGGCATATTCACGACAGGATCGAGTGACAAAAGAGGGAGAGCCTATAAGCATTAGGGCAGTACTAAAAATGCTTGGTCTTTACTATGATGAGCTCTATGTCATGGACATTCACAATCCAAAAACTCTAGAATTCTTCCCCGGGAGAGCAGAGAATATTTTACCTTCAAAAGAAATTGCCGAGTATTTTAGTGATAAACTTGGAGAAGGAATAATTTTAGCTCCAGATAAGGGGGCATTAGAAAGAGCAAAGGCAATTGCAGAGATTCTTGGCTTAGAATATAGCCACTTTGAGAAGAAAAGAATATCACCAACAGAGGTCCAGATGACTCCTGTGAATATTGATGTAAAAGGGAAGAACGTCCTAATAGTTGACGACATAATAAGCACAGGAGGAACTATGATAAAAGCTACTGAGATACTTAGAAAGTTGGGAGCAGAAAAAGTATTCGTAGCAGCAACTCATGGAGTTTTTGCAGAGGGAGCTATTGAAAGGTTAAGTAAGGCGGTTGATGAGCTGGCAGTTACGAATACAATTCCAACACCAGTGTCAAAGATAAGCATAGTTCCTGAGATCTTGAACCTTCTATAG
- a CDS encoding DUF835 domain-containing protein, translating to MIIPILNFVSRLILAGTSLYKTLKVKDKGWGLITLGFTLSALDIEEYILEPLGIKVAPELSPISQSVSMFYVGFFFLAGGLLIKLKDITLKHEAILSTIVLLSYIWIFMIATKIITGDSALIFPSIVFSLSTIYLGLIFLNYIVNPKSLEILLPLGLIGLGALNLTYPFTRNIEWFASFAFLTASILRVLSAIGIVKLVFFAPPSPSRRESPTQLKPGACWSDNPKKVLEMLSPMNIIAITRSIPENTPNSWFIYWLTKVEEGEVRENIYAISPTKLEILPDLVKKALKLGYDGVYIDGIEALVIENGFKSVAKFLLHIKDIVLAENKFIILTLDPRALKEEEIKIIEKEFKKLELS from the coding sequence ATGATTATTCCAATTTTAAATTTTGTTTCACGATTGATATTGGCCGGAACTTCCCTCTATAAAACATTGAAAGTTAAAGATAAGGGCTGGGGACTAATTACGCTAGGCTTCACACTTTCAGCTCTAGACATTGAAGAGTACATATTAGAACCCCTGGGAATAAAAGTAGCCCCAGAACTTTCACCAATTTCCCAGAGTGTTTCAATGTTTTACGTAGGATTTTTCTTCCTAGCAGGCGGGCTATTAATTAAGTTAAAGGATATCACCCTAAAGCATGAAGCTATTCTCAGTACGATTGTTCTACTTTCCTACATATGGATATTTATGATTGCAACTAAAATAATCACGGGAGACAGTGCCCTAATATTTCCATCAATTGTCTTCAGCCTCTCTACGATTTATTTAGGCCTAATCTTTCTAAACTATATAGTAAATCCGAAATCATTGGAAATCTTACTCCCCCTGGGACTTATTGGGTTAGGCGCCCTAAATCTAACATATCCATTCACCAGAAACATAGAGTGGTTTGCAAGCTTTGCATTTCTTACTGCAAGCATTCTTAGAGTACTATCGGCTATTGGTATAGTGAAGCTTGTCTTCTTTGCCCCACCATCGCCTTCCCGAAGAGAGTCCCCTACACAATTGAAACCAGGAGCATGTTGGAGTGACAATCCTAAGAAAGTACTGGAAATGTTATCTCCCATGAACATAATAGCGATAACAAGGAGTATACCAGAAAATACTCCAAACTCATGGTTTATCTACTGGCTTACCAAGGTGGAAGAAGGAGAAGTTAGAGAAAATATATATGCTATTTCACCAACAAAGCTCGAAATTTTACCAGATTTAGTCAAAAAAGCCTTAAAACTAGGGTATGATGGGGTCTATATTGACGGGATAGAAGCTCTCGTAATTGAAAATGGGTTTAAGTCTGTAGCTAAGTTTCTACTACATATCAAGGACATCGTCCTAGCAGAGAATAAGTTTATTATTTTAACTCTTGATCCACGAGCACTAAAGGAAGAGGAAATCAAGATAATAGAAAAAGAATTCAAGAAATTAGAGCTCAGCTAA
- a CDS encoding acetate--CoA ligase family protein: MTVNLDFLFYPKSVAVIGASATPGKVGNAIMKSLAANFNGKVYPVNVKEGEIEINGKKFKVYRSIKEIPDEVDVAVIAVPAKFVPDVIDECGEKGVKGAIVISAGFKEAGRADLEEELVKRARKWGIRVVGPNCLGVTNLENGFDCNFNPPERQARPKFGPIAFMSQSGAFGAAILDWAARHEVGMSKFISLGNMADLDESDFMLYLKDDPKTKVITAYIEGVKDGRKFFNAAKETTKVKPVIILKAGRTEAGAKAAASHTGSLAGSYKIYQAAFEQTGVLAAKSMRQLFNYAKALAMQSPAKGDRVAIVTNGGGAGVMMSDGLLEAGLKLAEFTEETKEKFRKAIEEGLLPEHMSYKNPVDVIGDAPSSRYETAIRYVLEDPNVDIVVVIALFQSPALDEGIVDVMERVKEYGKPIVFVAPGGEYPERMARKIEEKGIPVFETVEDGVDAVYALIKYGKYLAEL, translated from the coding sequence ATGACAGTTAACCTAGACTTTCTATTTTATCCAAAGAGCGTTGCAGTAATAGGAGCTTCTGCAACACCTGGGAAAGTGGGAAATGCAATAATGAAGTCTCTCGCAGCAAATTTCAATGGAAAAGTCTACCCAGTGAACGTGAAGGAAGGAGAAATTGAGATAAATGGAAAGAAGTTCAAGGTTTACAGAAGTATAAAGGAAATTCCAGATGAAGTCGATGTAGCTGTAATAGCTGTTCCAGCAAAGTTCGTTCCTGATGTAATTGATGAGTGTGGAGAAAAAGGAGTCAAAGGTGCCATTGTTATTTCAGCTGGATTTAAGGAGGCAGGAAGGGCAGATCTTGAGGAAGAGCTGGTAAAGAGGGCTAGAAAGTGGGGAATACGTGTAGTTGGTCCCAATTGTCTTGGGGTTACTAACTTGGAGAATGGGTTTGATTGTAATTTTAATCCTCCAGAAAGACAGGCAAGGCCAAAATTTGGCCCAATAGCGTTTATGAGCCAAAGTGGTGCTTTTGGGGCAGCCATACTTGACTGGGCTGCAAGGCATGAAGTCGGAATGAGCAAGTTCATTAGCCTGGGAAACATGGCAGATTTAGACGAGAGTGACTTTATGCTATATCTAAAGGATGATCCAAAAACCAAGGTAATAACAGCCTATATAGAGGGAGTAAAGGATGGAAGAAAGTTTTTCAATGCGGCTAAAGAGACTACAAAAGTCAAGCCCGTAATTATTCTTAAGGCTGGAAGGACTGAGGCTGGAGCCAAGGCTGCTGCTTCTCACACAGGCTCACTCGCTGGAAGTTACAAAATATATCAAGCAGCATTCGAGCAAACTGGTGTTCTTGCAGCTAAAAGCATGAGACAGCTCTTTAACTATGCGAAAGCCTTAGCGATGCAAAGTCCAGCCAAGGGAGATAGAGTTGCAATAGTGACTAATGGTGGTGGGGCTGGAGTAATGATGAGCGATGGTCTTCTAGAGGCAGGTCTAAAGTTGGCAGAATTCACGGAGGAAACTAAAGAAAAGTTCAGAAAGGCCATTGAAGAGGGACTATTGCCTGAGCACATGAGCTATAAGAATCCAGTTGATGTAATTGGGGATGCACCCTCAAGTAGATATGAGACTGCGATTAGATATGTTCTAGAGGATCCAAATGTTGACATAGTTGTTGTGATAGCGCTCTTCCAGAGTCCAGCTTTGGACGAAGGAATAGTGGACGTTATGGAGAGAGTTAAGGAGTACGGAAAGCCAATAGTCTTTGTGGCCCCAGGTGGTGAGTATCCAGAAAGAATGGCGAGAAAAATAGAGGAAAAGGGGATTCCAGTCTTTGAAACAGTTGAGGATGGGGTAGATGCAGTTTATGCCCTGATTAAGTATGGAAAGTATTTAGCTGAGCTCTAA
- the glmU gene encoding bifunctional sugar-1-phosphate nucleotidylyltransferase/acetyltransferase translates to MKAIILAAGKGERLRPLTDDRPKVVLKIANKPIISYVLENLDPFVDEFIIVVKYMKEKVIDLLGDEFRGKPITYVEQGEEEGTAAAVYSVKEFIESNEEFFVVNGDLYFEPDAVKGLLHVFKKEKGDAGIVVKEFENLSQYGMVEVENGKVKGIIEKPGNVKGYANLGIYIFKSDVFDYIENTEISERGEYEITDTINLMIKDGKSVVYYNYEGFWSDIGRPWDLLEVNEYILKTKLKHEIRGVVEEGATIIPPVEIGEGTIVRAGSYIIGPVKIGKNCRIGPNCYIRPYTSIGDNCHIGNAVEVKNSIIMDNSNAPHLNYVGDSIIGENTNLGAGTITANLRHDKGTIKVEVKGKLEDSGRRKLGAIIGHNVKVGINVTIYPGRKIGSNSFIGPGVIVDKNIPQNVLVTVKQEKKVIEK, encoded by the coding sequence ATGAAAGCTATAATACTTGCCGCTGGAAAAGGTGAAAGGCTTAGGCCACTCACTGATGATAGGCCAAAGGTTGTTCTAAAGATCGCCAACAAACCAATAATTAGCTATGTTCTTGAAAACCTTGACCCATTTGTAGATGAATTTATCATAGTTGTTAAGTACATGAAGGAGAAAGTTATTGATTTACTCGGTGATGAATTTCGCGGAAAGCCAATAACTTATGTGGAGCAGGGAGAAGAAGAGGGAACAGCTGCAGCAGTGTATTCCGTAAAAGAGTTTATAGAGTCTAATGAAGAGTTTTTCGTTGTCAATGGCGATTTATATTTTGAACCCGATGCAGTAAAGGGCCTTCTTCATGTTTTCAAAAAAGAGAAAGGAGATGCAGGCATCGTTGTGAAAGAATTTGAGAACCTCAGCCAATATGGAATGGTAGAGGTAGAGAACGGTAAGGTGAAAGGGATAATAGAAAAGCCAGGCAATGTCAAAGGATATGCAAACCTAGGAATATACATTTTCAAGTCAGATGTCTTTGATTACATAGAGAACACCGAAATAAGTGAGAGGGGAGAATATGAGATTACAGACACGATAAACCTCATGATAAAAGATGGCAAAAGTGTGGTTTACTACAACTATGAAGGATTCTGGAGCGATATTGGAAGGCCATGGGACTTACTTGAAGTGAATGAATACATTCTAAAAACTAAGCTAAAACACGAGATAAGAGGAGTTGTCGAAGAGGGAGCAACAATAATCCCACCTGTGGAAATTGGAGAGGGAACAATAGTAAGGGCAGGAAGCTACATAATCGGGCCCGTTAAGATCGGAAAAAACTGTAGAATCGGGCCGAACTGCTACATAAGACCATATACAAGCATAGGAGACAACTGCCACATAGGAAATGCCGTTGAAGTTAAAAATTCCATAATAATGGATAATTCAAATGCCCCTCACTTAAACTATGTTGGGGATTCAATAATCGGGGAAAACACAAATCTTGGGGCTGGAACAATAACAGCTAACTTGAGACACGACAAGGGAACTATCAAGGTTGAAGTTAAAGGAAAGTTAGAGGATTCAGGGAGGAGAAAGCTCGGTGCAATAATTGGGCACAACGTAAAAGTAGGGATAAACGTCACAATTTATCCAGGAAGAAAAATTGGTAGTAACTCTTTCATAGGCCCAGGAGTTATAGTTGATAAGAACATCCCACAAAACGTTCTTGTTACAGTTAAGCAGGAGAAAAAGGTGATTGAGAAATGA
- a CDS encoding ArnT family glycosyltransferase encodes MPQIGTRMKEGTEKIISIYLILIAMLITLPYFLTRKTLPGYIIGGDTLVHAAIARGIYLGRNPFLDQTYNVYPSWYPFLYHLIVAVTSKVFQISIEGAMLLLQATLAILGCIVFFYVAKNLWGSTAGIMAMAFSLMFLPFHRYPNPKELIPIFGALFILYFVKERWVLSGIILGLGLWSHYASMFPLFVLPLTVYIFTRRKEVITPLLISTIVFLPFAINIISHADHIIPKVEDIYAFWKTDTLEKKLLSLLPPIYLVPFLLLSLYKFYKRRDYEGTVLFLSVVTIWGLRLLPESLKPFGIQIWSTRFTVPLPTIYLLLSAYGISEIKITSKDIKTIFLGILLFLIPIASALNFWEAIKRDPFIWVSEFELKEYFPEEHFIEVSEWIKANTERDNLIATSEEAGMMINALTGRPIMATLYGHGNTFLDNEIRRKDLELLFTADCKEKAKIISKYKIKYIVLDTFVYKRWEVKDMSCIAEPVYKVENVTILRVNLNITYTNKGEIRMNKKLFWLLLIAFVVNFSVIYGRKNPCWRKWRRYDNSHGHD; translated from the coding sequence ATGCCTCAAATAGGGACAAGAATGAAGGAGGGGACTGAAAAAATTATCAGTATCTACCTTATCCTCATTGCAATGCTTATTACACTTCCATATTTCCTAACAAGGAAAACCCTTCCTGGGTACATTATAGGAGGAGACACACTTGTTCATGCAGCAATTGCTAGGGGGATATACCTCGGTAGGAATCCCTTTCTAGATCAGACATACAATGTGTATCCAAGCTGGTACCCATTTCTATACCACTTAATAGTTGCAGTCACTTCCAAAGTCTTTCAAATTTCAATAGAAGGGGCTATGCTATTGCTGCAAGCAACGCTTGCAATACTTGGATGTATCGTCTTCTTTTATGTTGCGAAAAATCTCTGGGGAAGCACTGCTGGTATAATGGCAATGGCATTTTCATTAATGTTTTTGCCCTTTCACCGTTATCCAAACCCAAAAGAACTAATACCTATCTTTGGAGCTCTTTTTATATTGTACTTCGTAAAAGAGAGGTGGGTACTTTCTGGCATTATCTTAGGACTTGGGCTCTGGTCTCACTACGCTTCAATGTTTCCACTTTTTGTTCTACCTTTAACAGTTTACATTTTTACAAGAAGAAAGGAAGTTATAACTCCTCTCTTAATATCAACCATAGTTTTCCTCCCATTTGCAATTAACATAATTTCCCATGCGGATCACATTATTCCAAAAGTTGAGGATATATACGCCTTCTGGAAAACAGACACCCTAGAAAAGAAACTTCTAAGCTTACTTCCCCCTATTTACTTGGTCCCATTTCTGCTGCTTTCCCTATATAAATTCTATAAGCGCAGGGATTATGAAGGCACAGTATTGTTTTTATCTGTAGTGACGATATGGGGCTTGAGATTGCTTCCCGAATCATTAAAACCATTTGGAATACAAATATGGTCCACAAGGTTTACCGTTCCTCTCCCTACAATATATCTCCTCTTAAGTGCCTACGGAATTTCAGAAATTAAAATTACCTCAAAAGACATAAAGACAATTTTCCTTGGAATACTCTTATTCCTAATTCCAATAGCCTCAGCACTAAATTTTTGGGAAGCCATTAAAAGAGATCCATTTATATGGGTTTCTGAATTTGAACTCAAGGAATACTTCCCAGAAGAACACTTTATCGAAGTTTCAGAGTGGATAAAAGCAAATACGGAGAGAGATAATCTTATTGCGACCAGTGAAGAAGCTGGAATGATGATTAATGCCTTAACAGGACGACCAATCATGGCAACTCTTTACGGTCATGGTAACACATTTTTAGACAATGAAATTCGGCGCAAAGACTTAGAACTACTGTTTACTGCAGATTGCAAAGAAAAAGCAAAAATAATCTCCAAATACAAAATTAAATACATTGTTCTTGATACTTTTGTATACAAGCGATGGGAAGTAAAAGACATGTCCTGCATTGCTGAGCCAGTATATAAAGTTGAAAATGTGACTATTTTGAGAGTAAACTTAAATATTACATACACCAATAAAGGGGAAATCAGGATGAATAAAAAGTTATTTTGGCTCCTATTGATTGCCTTTGTCGTAAATTTTTCAGTTATTTATGGAAGGAAAAATCCCTGTTGGAGGAAATGGAGGAGATACGATAATTCACATGGCCATGATTAG
- a CDS encoding winged helix-turn-helix domain-containing protein, which yields MTKRVKVITDPEVIKVMLEDTRRKILQLLRNREMTISQLSEILGKMPQTIYHHIEKLKEAGLVEVKRTEMKGNLVEKYYGRTADVFYINLYMGDEELRYLARSRLKTKLDIFKKLGYKFDEEELLNVMDRILEKEHEVKVEISKEIENVEDSLKEFSNEDIIHAIEWLAMARLAQDEEYIELVKKLGQILKR from the coding sequence ATGACTAAAAGGGTCAAGGTAATAACTGATCCTGAGGTTATAAAAGTAATGCTAGAAGATACTAGGAGAAAAATTCTCCAGCTGTTGAGGAACAGGGAAATGACGATTTCACAGCTCAGCGAAATCCTGGGAAAAATGCCACAGACTATTTACCACCATATTGAAAAGCTCAAGGAAGCTGGATTAGTTGAAGTGAAGAGAACAGAAATGAAAGGTAATTTAGTGGAGAAGTACTATGGAAGGACTGCAGACGTGTTTTACATAAACCTATACATGGGAGATGAGGAGCTAAGGTACTTAGCCCGTTCAAGATTAAAAACAAAGCTCGATATATTCAAAAAGCTCGGCTATAAGTTTGATGAAGAAGAGCTCTTGAATGTCATGGACAGAATTCTTGAAAAGGAGCATGAGGTAAAGGTTGAAATCTCTAAGGAAATAGAGAATGTCGAAGATTCTTTAAAAGAATTTTCAAACGAGGATATTATCCATGCAATCGAATGGCTTGCAATGGCAAGGCTTGCTCAGGATGAGGAGTACATCGAACTAGTTAAAAAGCTTGGTCAAATTTTGAAAAGGTGA
- a CDS encoding winged helix-turn-helix domain-containing protein, which produces MCRKDVMIISDPKQIKALSDPTRVKILELLRYHPMTVSEISRVIGKDKSTIYRHIKALEEAGLVEEVEKIGNETVYGRTALIFLVRIGSGLGEEMERFKKAYFMQSSEKLAKALEESGIKIKDRNKFVEILEEVFTSIDSESEEIISKLSSLNIDEVTFIHLLNFIVFLYSPKHVEKAKLLRELLDI; this is translated from the coding sequence ATGTGTAGAAAGGATGTAATGATAATTTCTGATCCCAAGCAGATTAAGGCTCTCTCTGATCCAACTAGAGTTAAGATACTTGAGCTTCTAAGGTACCATCCGATGACAGTCTCTGAAATCTCTAGGGTTATTGGGAAGGATAAATCGACCATTTATAGGCACATAAAGGCTTTAGAGGAAGCAGGTCTTGTAGAGGAAGTAGAAAAAATTGGAAATGAAACAGTTTATGGAAGGACAGCCTTGATATTTTTGGTAAGGATTGGATCTGGATTGGGGGAGGAGATGGAGCGGTTTAAAAAAGCATATTTCATGCAGAGTTCAGAAAAACTGGCGAAAGCGCTTGAAGAGAGTGGAATTAAAATTAAAGACAGGAATAAGTTTGTGGAAATCTTAGAGGAAGTTTTTACCTCCATAGATTCGGAGTCAGAGGAAATTATCAGCAAGCTATCTTCTTTAAATATAGATGAAGTTACCTTCATCCATCTTTTAAACTTCATAGTTTTCCTATACTCTCCAAAACACGTAGAGAAGGCGAAGCTTCTTAGAGAGCTGTTGGATATTTAA